A part of Acidobacteriota bacterium genomic DNA contains:
- a CDS encoding ABC transporter ATP-binding protein, with protein sequence MREKTKWLWRYYRHHPGIITVLILFTPIQAAITVTIPRMFGFTIDYLKTGAIPDHWLAQLLGRLGERFGVSASAAFAIGFVALGLASCVLYVYFQSCRAWMNLRLEWRFRQDAFDRVTHKGPDFFNRFRTGDLVTRMTDDVAEKLSWFACSGIFRTYEALLYIGFVVAAMITIDPDLTLWTTGPLPVLIVVFFVSSSLLDRRYDHLQKRISKFNDIMEACFSGIRVVKAYVREAAQKLKYEGAARDRRQAEIDAVKVTRVVDTLYNYIWQFGVVIVLIAGGYRVLLADLSVGDLATFIYYIVWLIFPMFDIGQFLVKSRQSAVSINRLIELEKVPPMVTDTDNGDGHGPVKGDLVLNDVSFSFPGSPRTILADVSLAVQAGSTVALVGKIGSGKTWLVNLIPRLVDCTGGGVRLDGRDLREYRLDELRRNIGFVPQEPILFSDTIRNNIVFGRKEISDAVIEWALDVVQLKAELAEFPKGIETEIGVRGMSISGGQKQRLALARALVGKPRILILDDCTSALDSRTEAALWDRLHEVMPGLTAVLITHRPDTLQRADRIFVLEGGRLAEAGTHDELITANGPYTSMYRRYVLEEEVVS encoded by the coding sequence ATGCGTGAGAAAACTAAATGGTTGTGGCGATACTACCGGCATCATCCCGGCATCATCACCGTGCTGATCCTGTTCACCCCCATACAGGCGGCCATCACCGTGACGATCCCCAGGATGTTCGGGTTTACCATCGACTACCTCAAAACCGGTGCGATCCCGGACCACTGGCTGGCCCAGTTGCTCGGCCGGCTGGGCGAAAGGTTCGGCGTCTCCGCCAGCGCCGCCTTTGCCATCGGATTTGTTGCCCTGGGTCTGGCCTCGTGCGTGCTGTACGTCTACTTCCAGTCCTGCCGGGCCTGGATGAACCTCAGGCTGGAATGGCGCTTCCGGCAGGACGCCTTTGATCGCGTCACCCACAAGGGACCGGATTTCTTCAACCGGTTCCGCACCGGCGACCTCGTGACCAGGATGACCGACGACGTTGCCGAGAAGCTCTCCTGGTTCGCCTGTTCCGGCATTTTCAGAACCTACGAAGCCCTCCTGTACATCGGCTTCGTCGTCGCCGCGATGATCACTATCGATCCGGACCTGACGCTGTGGACGACCGGCCCCCTGCCGGTCCTCATTGTCGTCTTCTTCGTCAGCTCGTCGCTGCTGGACAGAAGATACGATCACCTCCAGAAGCGGATATCGAAGTTCAACGACATCATGGAGGCCTGCTTCTCAGGCATCAGGGTCGTAAAGGCGTACGTTCGGGAAGCTGCCCAGAAGCTCAAGTATGAAGGAGCGGCCCGAGATCGTCGACAGGCGGAAATCGACGCCGTCAAGGTGACGCGGGTCGTGGACACTCTGTACAACTACATCTGGCAGTTCGGCGTGGTGATCGTGCTGATCGCTGGCGGCTACCGGGTGTTGCTCGCTGACCTATCGGTCGGTGACCTGGCCACCTTCATTTACTACATCGTGTGGCTCATATTCCCGATGTTCGATATCGGCCAGTTCCTGGTCAAGTCACGGCAGTCGGCGGTGTCAATCAACCGCCTGATAGAACTGGAAAAGGTCCCGCCGATGGTGACCGACACCGACAACGGAGACGGTCACGGCCCCGTCAAGGGAGACCTTGTCTTGAACGACGTCTCGTTCTCGTTCCCGGGTTCGCCGCGCACTATCCTCGCCGACGTATCCCTGGCCGTACAGGCGGGCAGCACCGTCGCCCTCGTGGGCAAGATCGGTTCGGGCAAGACCTGGCTGGTCAACCTCATTCCCCGGCTGGTCGACTGCACGGGCGGCGGCGTGAGGCTTGACGGGCGCGACCTGCGGGAGTACCGGCTTGACGAGCTTCGCCGGAACATCGGGTTTGTGCCGCAGGAACCGATCCTGTTCAGCGACACTATCCGGAACAACATCGTCTTCGGCCGCAAGGAAATATCCGATGCCGTGATCGAGTGGGCCCTCGACGTCGTGCAGTTGAAGGCCGAGCTCGCGGAGTTCCCGAAAGGTATCGAGACGGAAATCGGCGTGCGCGGGATGTCGATTTCGGGCGGACAAAAACAGCGTCTGGCCCTCGCCCGGGCCCTGGTGGGCAAGCCGAGAATCCTCATCCTTGATGACTGCACTTCGGCGCTCGACTCGCGCACCGAGGCCGCCCTCTGGGACAGGCTGCACGAGGTGATGCCCGGCCTGACCGCCGTGCTGATTACCCACCGCCCGGACACGCTGCAACGGGCCGACAGGATTTTCGTGCTCGAGGGCGGCCGCCTGGCCGAAGCGGGCACCCACGACGAGCTGATCACCGCCAATGGGCCGTACACTTCCATGTACAGACGGTACGTGCTCGAAGAAGAGGTGGTCAGCTGA
- a CDS encoding FG-GAP-like repeat-containing protein produces the protein MRYFVLVLFLIPVGNLSFSAEAPVVVATSPGQNELNVPAGTAISVTFDVDMDESTMTDTTFVVHGRCTGLHMGVLSYEGSSRTVLFEPFAGFAVGEVMTVVLTAGIRSLAGEPPERSYIWSFTVAVAGGAGTFAPYVDYAASHGDHYSVLAADLDADGDLDLVTANMNFSTIAVLWNRGDGVFTSDSLYLPLFWPVSLSAADLDHDGDLDLAVGGHPDQIAVLLNDGSGDFSFHWSCTVDYAPASVLAADLNGDGHLDLATCAIDSNTVSVLLNAGGAVFNGPFEYAVGDHPISVVAADLDNDGDVDLATANSNSRNVSVLLNQGDATFAPHTVYPVESMAYPYWGLAGDLDGDGDVDLATVSAAGVSVILNSGSGTFGSPLTYLADCSGWQCQAGDLDGDGDLDVVAPNSWDRSVSVLLNNGDGTLGPASFYPVGEYVANHSICAADLDSDGDLDLASGSDGGDKISVLFNQAGCCVRVAGNVDGSHDDAVDIGDLTYLIRYLLIPPPTPPACMEEANVDGDPGGVIDVGDLTALIDYLFISATPPAACQ, from the coding sequence TTGCGATACTTCGTACTGGTACTTTTTCTGATTCCTGTTGGCAATCTGTCATTTTCGGCTGAGGCGCCCGTGGTTGTGGCCACCTCGCCGGGTCAGAACGAGTTGAACGTGCCAGCCGGGACTGCTATCTCGGTGACCTTTGATGTGGACATGGACGAGTCGACGATGACCGACACGACCTTTGTGGTGCACGGCCGCTGTACGGGATTGCATATGGGAGTGTTAAGCTACGAGGGTTCGAGCAGGACAGTCCTGTTTGAGCCGTTTGCAGGCTTTGCGGTGGGTGAGGTGATGACGGTGGTGTTGACGGCCGGTATCAGGTCGCTGGCAGGAGAGCCGCCGGAGCGCTCCTATATCTGGTCATTCACAGTGGCGGTGGCTGGTGGTGCCGGCACCTTTGCCCCCTATGTCGATTATGCCGCTAGCCATGGAGATCACTACTCAGTACTGGCGGCGGATCTTGATGCTGATGGTGATCTGGATTTGGTCACCGCCAATATGAACTTCTCGACGATTGCGGTTCTCTGGAACCGTGGCGATGGAGTGTTCACTTCTGATTCGCTCTATCTACCTCTGTTTTGGCCGGTGTCGTTGAGTGCGGCCGATCTCGACCATGATGGGGATCTCGATCTGGCGGTTGGTGGTCACCCCGATCAGATTGCGGTGTTGCTGAACGACGGGAGTGGAGATTTCTCATTCCACTGGTCTTGTACTGTGGATTATGCGCCTGCAAGCGTGTTAGCGGCCGATCTTAATGGCGACGGGCATCTCGACCTGGCGACGTGCGCCATTGATTCGAACACGGTGTCGGTACTGCTGAACGCGGGCGGTGCGGTTTTCAATGGACCGTTCGAATATGCGGTTGGTGATCATCCGATATCCGTGGTGGCAGCTGATCTTGATAATGACGGTGACGTGGATCTGGCGACGGCCAATTCGAACTCCCGCAATGTGTCGGTTCTGCTGAACCAGGGCGACGCTACCTTTGCACCCCATACCGTTTATCCAGTTGAAAGCATGGCTTATCCGTATTGGGGTCTGGCGGGGGATCTCGATGGTGACGGAGACGTGGACCTGGCCACAGTGAGTGCCGCAGGTGTGTCTGTTATTTTGAACAGCGGATCTGGGACCTTTGGGTCGCCGTTGACTTATCTCGCAGATTGTAGTGGCTGGCAATGCCAGGCAGGGGATCTTGACGGCGATGGTGACCTTGATGTGGTCGCGCCGAATAGTTGGGACCGGAGTGTGTCTGTTCTATTGAATAACGGGGATGGCACACTGGGTCCGGCGTCGTTCTATCCGGTTGGCGAATACGTTGCGAATCACTCGATCTGTGCAGCTGATCTCGACAGTGACGGAGATCTGGATCTCGCGTCTGGAAGCGATGGGGGCGACAAGATCTCTGTTCTGTTCAACCAGGCTGGTTGCTGTGTGAGGGTGGCGGGCAACGTCGACGGTTCGCACGATGACGCTGTGGATATCGGTGATCTGACGTACCTGATCCGCTACCTTCTCATCCCGCCCCCGACACCACCGGCCTGTATGGAAGAAGCGAACGTTGACGGTGACCCGGGCGGCGTCATCGACGTCGGTGACCTGACGGCGTTGATCGATTACCTGTTCATCAGCGCCACGCCGCCGGCGGCGTGTCAATAA